A window of the Cucurbita pepo subsp. pepo cultivar mu-cu-16 chromosome LG01, ASM280686v2, whole genome shotgun sequence genome harbors these coding sequences:
- the LOC111799586 gene encoding caffeoylshikimate esterase-like isoform X2 has product MASGLGFRPSDLSFFSRKFASPINHRENVRLPFTPLRKMNPEQPMRWGSGCCLVVAAKRPPIDGVPAELNKIASQKLDSAPARRRVRSAFIEIQQQLDHCLFKMAPAGISTEEWYECNSRGLNIFCKRWFPDPDVHIKGAVCFCHGYGGTCTFFFDGTARHIAASGYAVYAMDYPGFGLSEGLHGYIPSFDQLVDDVIEQYKKFKGRPELKGLPHFILGQSMGGAITLKIHLKEPNLWDGLVLVAPMCKIADDVKPPEPVLKVLSLMSNVMPKAKLLPNVDFDELALREAKKRKLAVYNVISYEDRMRVKTAMELLKATDDIEKQLEKVSSPLLILHGAADKVTDPKISQFLYEKASSKDKTLKLYEDGFHCILEGEPDERIFTVLNDIIHWLDSRCPSTKQ; this is encoded by the exons ATGGCCTCGGGACTTGGATTCCGGCCATCggatctttctttcttttcccgGAAGTTTGCTTCTCCGATCAATCACCGGGAAAACGTCAGATTGCCCTTCACTCCTCTAAGGAAAATGAACCCGGAGCAGCCCATGAGGTGGGGTTCCGGTTGCTGCCTTGTTGTTGCAGCCAAGAGGCCGCCGATTGACGGCGTTCCGGCAGAGCTCAACAAAATCGCTTCCCAGAAACTGGACTCTGCTCCGGCCCGCCGGCGGGTCCGATCGGCTTTCATAGAGATTCAACAGCAGCTCGATCACTGCTTGTTCAAG ATGGCTCCTGCTGGGATCAGCACTGAGGAG TGGTATGAATGTAATTCAAGGGGTCTGAATATTTTCTGCAAAAGATGGTTTCCCGATCCTGATGTTCATATCAAAGGCGCTGTGTGTTTCTGCCATGGCTACGGTGGCACCTGCACTTTCTTCTTTGATG GAACTGCAAGGCACATTGCTGCATCTGGGTATGCCGTTTATGCTATGGACTATCCAGGTTTCGGTCTATCAGAAGGATTGCATGGTTATATTCCCAGCTTTGATCAACTAGTTGATGATGTTATAGAACAGTACAAGAAGTTTAAAG GGAGACCAGAATTGAAAGGATTGCCTCATTTCATATTAGGACAGTCCATGGGAGGAGCTATTACCTTGAAAATTCACTTGAAGGAACCAAATCTCTGGGATGGACTGGTCCTTGTGGCTCCCATGTGTAAA ATTGCAGATGATGTGAAGCCGCCAGAACCTGTGCTTAAGGTCTTAAGTCTAATGTCTAATGTCATGCCAAAAGCCAAGCTTCTACCAAATGTCGATTTCGACGAACTGGCTCTCAGAGAAGCGAAGAAAAGGAAACTG GCTGTCTACAATGTTATATCATATGAAGATCGGATGCGTGTAAAAACTGCCATGGAACTTTTAAAGGCGACGGATGATATTGAGAAACAACTGGAGAAA GTTTCATCGCCATTACTGATTCTTCATGGAGCTGCAGACAAGGTGACGGATCCTAAA ATTAGTCAATTTCTATACGAGAAGGCGTCGAGCAAGGACAAGACTCTGAAACTCTATGAAGACGGTTTTCATTGTATTCTTGAAGGGGAACCGGATGAAAGAATTTTCACTGTTCTAAATGATATCATCCATTGGCTAGATTCCCGATGCCCCTCGACGAAACAGTGA
- the LOC111799586 gene encoding caffeoylshikimate esterase-like isoform X1: protein MASGLGFRPSDLSFFSRKFASPINHRENVRLPFTPLRKMNPEQPMRWGSGCCLVVAAKRPPIDGVPAELNKIASQKLDSAPARRRVRSAFIEIQQQLDHCLFKMAPAGISTEEWYECNSRGLNIFCKRWFPDPDVHIKGAVCFCHGYGGTCTFFFDGTARHIAASGYAVYAMDYPGFGLSEGLHGYIPSFDQLVDDVIEQYKKFKGRPELKGLPHFILGQSMGGAITLKIHLKEPNLWDGLVLVAPMCKIADDVKPPEPVLKVLSLMSNVMPKAKLLPNVDFDELALREAKKRKLAVYNVISYEDRMRVKTAMELLKATDDIEKQLEKVSSPLLILHGAADKVTDPKISQFLYEKASSKDKTLKLYEDGFHCILEGEPDERIFTVLNDIIHWLDSRCPSTKQ, encoded by the exons ATGGCCTCGGGACTTGGATTCCGGCCATCggatctttctttcttttcccgGAAGTTTGCTTCTCCGATCAATCACCGGGAAAACGTCAGATTGCCCTTCACTCCTCTAAGGAAAATGAACCCGGAGCAGCCCATGAGGTGGGGTTCCGGTTGCTGCCTTGTTGTTGCAGCCAAGAGGCCGCCGATTGACGGCGTTCCGGCAGAGCTCAACAAAATCGCTTCCCAGAAACTGGACTCTGCTCCGGCCCGCCGGCGGGTCCGATCGGCTTTCATAGAGATTCAACAGCAGCTCGATCACTGCTTGTTCAAG ATGGCTCCTGCTGGGATCAGCACTGAGGAG TGGTATGAATGTAATTCAAGGGGTCTGAATATTTTCTGCAAAAGATGGTTTCCCGATCCTGATGTTCATATCAAAGGCGCTGTGTGTTTCTGCCATGGCTACGGTGGCACCTGCACTTTCTTCTTTGATG GAACTGCAAGGCACATTGCTGCATCTGGGTATGCCGTTTATGCTATGGACTATCCAGGTTTCGGTCTATCAGAAGGATTGCATGGTTATATTCCCAGCTTTGATCAACTAGTTGATGATGTTATAGAACAGTACAAGAAGTTTAAAG GGAGACCAGAATTGAAAGGATTGCCTCATTTCATATTAGGACAGTCCATGGGAGGAGCTATTACCTTGAAAATTCACTTGAAGGAACCAAATCTCTGGGATGGACTGGTCCTTGTGGCTCCCATGTGTAAA ATTGCAGATGATGTGAAGCCGCCAGAACCTGTGCTTAAGGTCTTAAGTCTAATGTCTAATGTCATGCCAAAAGCCAAGCTTCTACCAAATGTCGATTTCGACGAACTGGCTCTCAGAGAAGCGAAGAAAAGGAAACTG GCTGTCTACAATGTTATATCATATGAAGATCGGATGCGTGTAAAAACTGCCATGGAACTTTTAAAGGCGACGGATGATATTGAGAAACAACTGGAGAAA GTTTCATCGCCATTACTGATTCTTCATGGAGCTGCAGACAAGGTGACGGATCCTAAAATTAGTCAATTTCTATACGAGAAGGCGTCGAGCAAGGACAAGACTCTGAAACTCTATGAAGACGGTTTTCATTGTATTCTTGAAGGGGAACCGGATGAAAGAATTTTCACTGTTCTAAATGATATCATCCATTGGCTAGATTCCCGATGCCCCTCGACGAAACAGTGA
- the LOC111799638 gene encoding IST1 homolog isoform X1 yields the protein MSLLNQLFNRGVFAGKCKTCLSLAISRIKLLQNKRDLQLKHMRKEIAQFLQTGQEPIARIRVEHVIREQNIWAAYEILELFCEFVLARVPIIESQKECPVELREAIASIIFAAPRCSDLPDLLQLKNLFAVKYGKEFVSAISELRPDSGVNRSIIEKLAVSAPPGELKLKVMKEIAKEHGLDWDSSSTASEFSKTHEDLLGGPKVVHGAAASQAPSQYSSSNPSTPYGALHPVVSPVEKQEPECHHTFTRISNSASDIKPGPKNFDVKPEVASKLDTRPPPWDVLEKARAAIASAERATAAARVAAELANVNLGAMKLEGGGQASEC from the exons ATGTCACTCCTCAACCAACTCTTCAACAGAGGCGTCTTTGCGGGCAAATG CAAAACTTGCTTGAGCTTGGCAATCTCGCGAATCAAGCTGCTGCAGAATAAGAGGGATCTACAGCTGAAGCATATGCGCAAGGAGATCGCACAATTCTTGCAGACGGGGCAGGAACCAATAGCTCGGATTCGG GTGGAGCATGTAATCCGGGAACAAAACATATGGGCAGCATATGAAATTCTAGAGTTGTTTTGTGAATTTGTTCTTGCTCGTGTCCCCATCATCGAAAGCCAGAA AGAATGTCCAGTCGAACTGCGGGAGGCTATTGCGAGCATAATATTTGCTGCTCCTAGATGTTCTGACCTTCCAGATCTACTGCAGTTGAAGAATTTGTTTGCTGTCAAATATGGGAAAGAATTTGTCTCTGCTATTTCTGAGCTTCGTCCTGACTCCGGTGTTAATCGATCA ATTATTGAAAAGCTTGCAGTGAGTGCGCCTCCTGGAGAACTAAAGCTCAAGGTCATGAAGGAGATTGCAAAAGAACATGGACTCGACTGGGATTCTTCCTCCACTGCTTCTGAATTTAGTAAAACCCACGAAGATCTGCTG GGTGGACCAAAGGTAGTACATGGAGCAGCAGCGTCTCAAGCTCCCTCTCAATATAGCTCGTCCAATCCTTCCACTCCTTATGGAGCGTTGCATCCCGTTGTGTCTCCTGTAGAAAAGCAAGAACCTGAATGCCACCATACGTTCACCCGAATTAGCAATAGCGCAAGTGATATCAAACCGGGACCTAAGAATTTTGATGTCAAACCAGAAGTCGCTTCTAAATTAGATACAAGACCACCTCCATGGGATGTATTAGAGAAAGCCAGAGCTGCCATTGCTTCAGCCGAACGTGCCACTGCAGCAGCCCGAGTTGCTGCCGAGCTAGCCAATGTCAACCTTGGAGCAATGAAGCTTGAAGGAGGAGGACAAGCTTCTGAGTGctga
- the LOC111799638 gene encoding IST1 homolog isoform X2 — MRKEIAQFLQTGQEPIARIRVEHVIREQNIWAAYEILELFCEFVLARVPIIESQKECPVELREAIASIIFAAPRCSDLPDLLQLKNLFAVKYGKEFVSAISELRPDSGVNRSIIEKLAVSAPPGELKLKVMKEIAKEHGLDWDSSSTASEFSKTHEDLLGGPKVVHGAAASQAPSQYSSSNPSTPYGALHPVVSPVEKQEPECHHTFTRISNSASDIKPGPKNFDVKPEVASKLDTRPPPWDVLEKARAAIASAERATAAARVAAELANVNLGAMKLEGGGQASEC, encoded by the exons ATGCGCAAGGAGATCGCACAATTCTTGCAGACGGGGCAGGAACCAATAGCTCGGATTCGG GTGGAGCATGTAATCCGGGAACAAAACATATGGGCAGCATATGAAATTCTAGAGTTGTTTTGTGAATTTGTTCTTGCTCGTGTCCCCATCATCGAAAGCCAGAA AGAATGTCCAGTCGAACTGCGGGAGGCTATTGCGAGCATAATATTTGCTGCTCCTAGATGTTCTGACCTTCCAGATCTACTGCAGTTGAAGAATTTGTTTGCTGTCAAATATGGGAAAGAATTTGTCTCTGCTATTTCTGAGCTTCGTCCTGACTCCGGTGTTAATCGATCA ATTATTGAAAAGCTTGCAGTGAGTGCGCCTCCTGGAGAACTAAAGCTCAAGGTCATGAAGGAGATTGCAAAAGAACATGGACTCGACTGGGATTCTTCCTCCACTGCTTCTGAATTTAGTAAAACCCACGAAGATCTGCTG GGTGGACCAAAGGTAGTACATGGAGCAGCAGCGTCTCAAGCTCCCTCTCAATATAGCTCGTCCAATCCTTCCACTCCTTATGGAGCGTTGCATCCCGTTGTGTCTCCTGTAGAAAAGCAAGAACCTGAATGCCACCATACGTTCACCCGAATTAGCAATAGCGCAAGTGATATCAAACCGGGACCTAAGAATTTTGATGTCAAACCAGAAGTCGCTTCTAAATTAGATACAAGACCACCTCCATGGGATGTATTAGAGAAAGCCAGAGCTGCCATTGCTTCAGCCGAACGTGCCACTGCAGCAGCCCGAGTTGCTGCCGAGCTAGCCAATGTCAACCTTGGAGCAATGAAGCTTGAAGGAGGAGGACAAGCTTCTGAGTGctga